Proteins found in one Oryza glaberrima chromosome 4, OglaRS2, whole genome shotgun sequence genomic segment:
- the LOC127770757 gene encoding uncharacterized protein LOC127770757, translating into MPGGFPAGSGAFLPGSGSGSFLSGSGASRRAGAPVLDDDSRTALHAQAVSVLNVKALVPIILDVNAANFTRWRGLFLVALGKYDLTDHVLSDAHHPANASWLQMDCVALGWLYGTISADLLQEVMAHDATARSVWRALELQFRSNSEQRALNLTVEFRTFHPGDLSVNDYCRRMKAMADSLADLGDPVTDRGLVLATLNGLSAKFENLKTIITMQCPFPSFADVRSQLLLEELSKASRNTNTSTVLLAGTSGGKQPTTPNPAHATGFGANTSNNNRNRQRRGGGGGNSGTNNSGGGGGSQQQPGPPRPATSQPGSVQAWPSPYNPWAGTIQMWPGSLGRGVLGPRPVSPFAGATLTGPPNGFQVQQQAPFPAQPVPMG; encoded by the coding sequence ATGCCCGGCGGTTTCCCGGCCGGCTCCGGCGCCTTCCTgcccggctccggctccggttCTTTCCTGTCCGGCTCAGGCGCCTCCCGACGCGCTGGCGCCCCCGTGCTCGACGACGACTCTCGCACGGCTCTCCACGCCCAGGCTGTCTCCGTTCTCAACGTCAAAGCCTTGGTGCCAATCATCCTCGACGTGAACGCCGCCAACTTCACCCGGTGGCGTGGTCTGTTCCTTGTCGCTCTCGGCAAGTATGATCTAACCGATCACGTCCTCTCCGATGCTCATCACCCTGCCAACGCGTCCTGGCTCCAAATGGACTGCGTAGCGCTTGGGTGGCTCTACGGCACTATCTCGGCGGACCTTCTCCAGGAGGTCATGGCACACGACGCGACGGCTCGCTCGGTGTGGCGCGCACTGGAACTTCAGTTCCGCAGCAACAGCGAGCAGCGAGCTCTCAATCTCACCGTGGAGTTCCGCACCTTTCATCCAGGTGACCTCTCCGTCAACGACTACTGCCGCCGCATGAAGGCCATGGCTGACTCCCTCGCCGATCTCGGCGACCCGGTGACCGATCGCGGCCTCGTCCTCGCTACCCTGAACGGTTTGAGtgccaaatttgaaaacttgaaaactaTTATCACCATGCAGTGTCCTTTTCCGTCGTTCGCCGACGTGCGCTCGCAGCTTCTCCTGGAAGAGCTATCCAAGGCTAGCCGCAACACCAACACCTccaccgtcctcctcgccggcacGTCAGGTGGCAAGCAACCAACTACACCGAACCCCGCACATGCTACAGGCTTCGGCGCCAACACCTCCAACAACAACCGGAATCGccaacgccgcggcggcggcggcggcaactccGGCACCAACAAcagcggaggcggtggtggctcTCAACAACAACCTGGGCCACCACGGCCTGCTACCTCTCAGCCCGGCTCGGTGCAAGCCTGGCCTTCCCCGTACAACCCTTGGGCCGGCACAATACAAATGTGGCCGGGGTCCTTGGGCCGTGGGGTGCTCGGCCCACGACCGGTGTCTCCTTTTGCTGGTGCTACTCTTACCGGGCCGCCCAATGGCTTCCAGGTGCAACAGCAGGCCCCCTTCCCTGCGCAGCCCGTCCCCATGGGCTAG